In Prosthecochloris sp. GSB1, the following proteins share a genomic window:
- a CDS encoding glycosyltransferase family 9 protein: MKQKDWKRKRRFRQAFARLIGKVRNKPRGKGPYEGPKNSFIILAQEKFGDAILLTPLLKNLKSRFPGASLEIVAFSKAVYGFFRSDTRVDAVHYAKGKPWRYAQKVLFRKFDILFNTKDHPSTNFLLQTLLVRARCKVGIDNEYHAGIYDYLAETDFHSPIALKNCSLLGVLGAPLVPEECRPYIPPMPVSEAVRRFLGELEEGSLYGVNISAGSPKRYWTGESWRKFVDAFPEERFVVLCSPGDAQQKKRLEEACGNIVPSPETGNIHEAELITKKLKALVTPDTAMVHVASCANTPVIGLYGKAPQDLSRFSPFLVDYRMVVSSTALVRNIDAGAVAKAFRDLRGY; this comes from the coding sequence GTGAAACAGAAAGACTGGAAAAGAAAACGGCGCTTCCGCCAGGCGTTCGCAAGACTGATCGGCAAGGTTCGTAACAAGCCGCGCGGGAAAGGACCGTACGAAGGGCCGAAAAATTCTTTCATCATCCTCGCCCAGGAGAAATTCGGCGACGCCATACTCCTGACCCCTTTGCTGAAAAACCTGAAAAGCCGTTTCCCTGGCGCATCGTTGGAGATCGTCGCCTTCAGCAAGGCTGTCTACGGCTTTTTCCGGTCCGACACGCGCGTGGACGCCGTCCATTACGCCAAGGGAAAACCCTGGCGCTACGCACAGAAAGTGCTTTTCAGAAAATTCGATATCCTGTTCAACACCAAGGATCACCCGTCGACGAACTTTCTTCTGCAAACACTGCTCGTCAGGGCGCGATGCAAGGTCGGCATCGACAACGAATACCATGCGGGCATCTACGACTATCTTGCCGAAACCGATTTCCACTCTCCCATCGCCCTGAAAAACTGCTCCCTGCTCGGCGTGCTCGGCGCTCCTCTCGTCCCTGAGGAGTGCCGGCCGTACATACCGCCCATGCCGGTTTCGGAGGCCGTCCGACGTTTTCTCGGCGAACTGGAGGAAGGCTCCCTGTATGGCGTCAACATCAGCGCCGGATCGCCGAAACGCTACTGGACCGGAGAAAGCTGGCGGAAATTCGTGGATGCGTTTCCTGAAGAGCGGTTCGTCGTTCTGTGTTCTCCGGGCGATGCCCAACAGAAAAAAAGACTCGAGGAAGCCTGCGGCAACATCGTGCCCTCGCCTGAAACAGGCAACATTCATGAAGCTGAACTGATCACAAAAAAACTGAAAGCGCTGGTGACTCCCGACACGGCCATGGTCCACGTGGCCTCGTGCGCCAACACGCCCGTCATAGGCCTCTACGGCAAAGCCCCGCAGGACCTCAGCCGTTTCAGCCCGTTTCTCGTCGATTACCGGATGGTCGTCTCATCGACGGCGCTGGTCCGGAATATCGATGCCGGGGCGGTGGCCAAAGCCTTCCGCGACCTGCGGGGATACTGA
- a CDS encoding glycosyltransferase family 4 protein — protein sequence MRKEKTLYILLTSEFPPGKYGGIAYWASNLLSTLRSSGRDAVVLTRRNRTHEKLRLQSAEGTVYLRGHDWKKLRWLYRLPWLLYFLMTRRNVVLVAATWDELQVIHRLKALFGFRIYCSSHGTDVTRHVYPENIARKQNIRSVFSNVDLFLPVSRSLDRLARKEYGGLACGTVVLGCNVDTETFKPAEEPEIKQELRQKAGIPPESPVLISVGRMMAVKGYRTVIMTIPDILEHHPDFLYVIVSEPLDPERRLIEALVSRLNIEKNVMLLPPVPHEELPGLLCAADVFVLTSEPVYCPYYQEEGLPRVIVEASACGLPVIVSTTGGLPEAVIDGETGCVVETGDLRALKTKILELLGDRERAAKMGEKGRAFVRENFSDSAMAEKILSVTDN from the coding sequence ATGCGCAAGGAAAAGACGCTCTACATTCTGCTCACCTCCGAGTTCCCTCCGGGGAAATACGGCGGCATAGCCTACTGGGCGTCGAACCTTCTGTCGACCCTGAGAAGCAGCGGCCGCGACGCCGTCGTGCTGACCCGCAGAAACAGAACGCATGAAAAACTCCGCCTGCAGTCGGCAGAAGGAACAGTTTACCTGCGTGGGCACGACTGGAAAAAACTCCGCTGGCTCTACCGGCTGCCATGGCTCCTCTATTTCCTCATGACCCGCAGAAACGTCGTGCTTGTGGCGGCCACCTGGGATGAACTGCAGGTCATCCACCGCCTGAAAGCCCTCTTCGGTTTCAGGATCTACTGTTCCTCCCACGGCACCGATGTCACACGGCATGTCTATCCGGAAAACATCGCCCGCAAACAAAACATTCGATCGGTATTCAGCAATGTCGACCTGTTCCTGCCGGTGAGCCGTTCCCTGGACCGCCTTGCAAGAAAGGAATACGGCGGCCTCGCCTGCGGCACCGTCGTTCTCGGCTGCAACGTGGACACCGAAACCTTCAAACCCGCGGAAGAGCCGGAAATCAAGCAAGAACTTCGCCAAAAGGCGGGAATTCCACCGGAGAGCCCCGTCCTGATTTCCGTCGGCAGGATGATGGCCGTGAAGGGTTACCGCACGGTGATCATGACGATCCCGGACATCCTGGAACATCATCCCGACTTCCTTTACGTCATCGTATCGGAACCGCTCGATCCCGAACGCAGGCTGATAGAGGCTCTTGTCAGCAGGCTGAACATAGAGAAAAACGTGATGCTGCTCCCGCCCGTACCGCACGAAGAGCTTCCGGGCCTCCTCTGCGCCGCCGACGTGTTCGTCCTCACCTCTGAACCGGTCTACTGCCCCTACTACCAGGAGGAAGGCCTGCCGAGAGTCATCGTGGAAGCGAGCGCCTGCGGTCTTCCGGTCATCGTCAGCACGACCGGAGGCCTCCCGGAAGCGGTGATCGACGGCGAAACCGGCTGCGTCGTCGAAACGGGCGACCTGCGGGCGCTGAAAACAAAAATCCTCGAACTTCTCGGAGACCGCGAGCGCGCGGCCAAAATGGGAGAAAAAGGCCGGGCATTCGTCCGGGAAAATTTTTCCGACAGCGCCATGGCCGAAAAAATACTTTCCGTAACGGACAACTGA